The Tubulanus polymorphus chromosome 6, tnTubPoly1.2, whole genome shotgun sequence genome includes a region encoding these proteins:
- the LOC141907252 gene encoding cilia- and flagella-associated protein 45-like isoform X1: protein MPGSAVSSVPSSYGSSGSRRAKTRQYRVISHTSNVDETLFGMPHHIQQRNQMLAEKWQNTDADSSNVDSIEKQARDRSAKRGIKSKKLSPKKETVQVITKDLIRNLVVPSEDPSGQSVILSRSDFERIMKSCRVLTKEEREAQAERIKKEKESLQDACSERKNQMKILDINRRENEPLNDLEEEAREKSEHLLERANEQRQEQEDEIKYLNELILNAKCHAIRDAQVLEKKTIEDEMEDEEKRLDMMMEVDRVNSIKIQEEIAKSRKEDCLLGAEKLLKQIHENEQQSLYELEHKDMENRMIQKMIQRYIEEDLEKLEQKKHEQAHHRDELNKANADMLDRKKLIKEQEKLAEAKVIEYMKQKAEREAAYEAEQERIRVEKEKETARLRALQERARDEQAERDELRAKRATEQAEREWRRKNTEEERKKHETEEQLKIARAEQMEKKEHFLAVQAKRDRAEFERVLGAQKELVEKEKREKDEHARRRRVHASDVRMQIKEKEQQKIAIRNAFFEEGVQIDAEARARRTKLDEIKKKKLEELKSAGIDTRYIAQVERKIQQPQHVSV, encoded by the exons atg cCTGGTAGTGCAGTCAGTTCAGTGCCGAGCAGTTATGGATCGAGTGGGTCGCGACGCGCTAAAACACGTCAGTATCGTGTCATTAGTCATACGTCAAATGtcgatgaaactttatttgGAATGCCGCATCACATCCAACAACGCAATCAGATGCTAGCTGAAAAGTGGCAGAATACTGATGCCGATTCAAGCAATGTAGATTCGATTGAGAAACAGGCCCGTGATCGCAGTGCGAAACGTGGAATCAAATCGAAGAAATTGTCACCTAAAAAAGAAACGGTACAAGTTATAACAAAAGACCTCATCAGGAATCTTGT TGTTCCATCAGAAGATCCATCAGGACAGTCAGTGATATTATCACGATCAGATTTCGAGCGAATAATGAAATCATGTCGTGTTTTAACAAAAGAAGAACGTGAGGCTCAAGCAGAGCGtattaaaaaagagaaagagTCTCTTCAG gATGCATGTTCAGAACGTAAAAATCAGATGAAAATTTTAGACATCAATCGACGAGAAAATGAACCATTGAATGACCTTGAAGAAGAGGCACGAGAAAAATCTGAACATCTCCTTGAAAGAGCAAATGAACAGAGGCAAGAGCAAGaggatgaaattaaatatctgAATGAG ttgatATTGAACGCAAAATGTCACGCAATCCGAGATGCTCAGGTTTTGGAGAAAAAAACAATCGAAGATGAAATGGAGGATGAAGAAAAACGCTTGGACATGATGATGGAAGTTGACCGTGTGAATTCGATCAAAATTCAAGAAGAGATTGCAAAGTCCCGCAAAGAAGACTGTCTCCTTGGCGCCGAAAAGTTATTGAAGCAAATCCATGAAAACGAACAACAGTCATTGTATGAACTTGAACATAAAGATATGGAAAATCGAATGATACAGAAAATGATTCAACGCTACATTGAGGAAGACCTTGAAAAATTGGAACAGAAGAAACATGAGCAAGCACACCACCGG GATGAATTAAATAAGGCTAATGCTGATATGTTGGATCGCAAAAAGTTGATTAAAGAACAGGAAAAACTTGCTGAAGCAAAAGTCATTGAATACATGAAGCAGAAAGCT GAACGAGAAGCTGCCTATGAAGCTGAACAGGAACGCATCCGTGTAGAGAAAGAGAAGGAGACAGCTCGTTTACGGGCATTACAGGAACGTGCTCGTGATGAACAAGCCGAACGGGATGAACTGCGAGCAAAACGAGCGACTGAACAGGCTGAACGTGAGTGGAGGCGTAAAAACACTGAAGAGGAacgaaaaaaacatgaaacagaGGAACAGTTAAAGATAGCTCGTGCTGAACAGATGGAGAAAAAGGAACACTTTCTTGCTGTGCAAGCTAAGCGTGATCGTGCTGAATTTGAGCGAGTACTTGG AGCGCAAAAAGAACTGGTTGAAAAAGAGAAACGAGAAAAAGATGAACATGCTCGACGTCGACGTGTTCACGCCTCAGATGTACGCATGCAAATCAAAGAGAAAGAACAACAAAAGATTGCTATACGAAACGCATTCTTTGAAGAGGGGGTACAAATTGATGCTGAGGCACGAGCACGAAGAACGAAACTTGACGAAATTAAGAAGaaaaaattagaagaattgaA ATCGGCTGGCATTGATACTCGGTATATCGCTCAAGTTGAACGGAAAATACAGCAACCACAACACGTCAGCGTCTAA
- the LOC141907252 gene encoding cilia- and flagella-associated protein 45-like isoform X2, translating into MPGSAVSSVPSSYGSSGSRRAKTRQYRVISHTSNVDETLFGMPHHIQQRNQMLAEKWQNTDADSSNVDSIEKQARDRSAKRGIKSKKLSPKKETVQVITKDLIRNLVVPSEDPSGQSVILSRSDFERIMKSCRVLTKEEREAQAERIKKEKESLQDACSERKNQMKILDINRRENEPLNDLEEEAREKSEHLLERANEQRQEQEDEIKYLNELILNAKCHAIRDAQVLEKKTIEDEMEDEEKRLDMMMEVDRVNSIKIQEEIAKSRKEDCLLGAEKLLKQIHENEQQSLYELEHKDMENRMIQKMIQRYIEEDLEKLEQKKHEQAHHRDELNKANADMLDRKKLIKEQEKLAEAKVIEYMKQKAEREAAYEAEQERIRVEKEKETARLRALQERARDEQAERDELRAKRATEQAEREWRRKNTEEERKKHETEEQLKIARAEQMEKKEHFLAVQAKRDRAEFERVLGAQKELVEKEKREKDEHARRRRVHASDVRMQIKEKEQQKIAIRNAFFEEGVQIDAEARARRTKLDEIKKKKLEELKKCGIADHFLQQIAAKVNLSMEAR; encoded by the exons atg cCTGGTAGTGCAGTCAGTTCAGTGCCGAGCAGTTATGGATCGAGTGGGTCGCGACGCGCTAAAACACGTCAGTATCGTGTCATTAGTCATACGTCAAATGtcgatgaaactttatttgGAATGCCGCATCACATCCAACAACGCAATCAGATGCTAGCTGAAAAGTGGCAGAATACTGATGCCGATTCAAGCAATGTAGATTCGATTGAGAAACAGGCCCGTGATCGCAGTGCGAAACGTGGAATCAAATCGAAGAAATTGTCACCTAAAAAAGAAACGGTACAAGTTATAACAAAAGACCTCATCAGGAATCTTGT TGTTCCATCAGAAGATCCATCAGGACAGTCAGTGATATTATCACGATCAGATTTCGAGCGAATAATGAAATCATGTCGTGTTTTAACAAAAGAAGAACGTGAGGCTCAAGCAGAGCGtattaaaaaagagaaagagTCTCTTCAG gATGCATGTTCAGAACGTAAAAATCAGATGAAAATTTTAGACATCAATCGACGAGAAAATGAACCATTGAATGACCTTGAAGAAGAGGCACGAGAAAAATCTGAACATCTCCTTGAAAGAGCAAATGAACAGAGGCAAGAGCAAGaggatgaaattaaatatctgAATGAG ttgatATTGAACGCAAAATGTCACGCAATCCGAGATGCTCAGGTTTTGGAGAAAAAAACAATCGAAGATGAAATGGAGGATGAAGAAAAACGCTTGGACATGATGATGGAAGTTGACCGTGTGAATTCGATCAAAATTCAAGAAGAGATTGCAAAGTCCCGCAAAGAAGACTGTCTCCTTGGCGCCGAAAAGTTATTGAAGCAAATCCATGAAAACGAACAACAGTCATTGTATGAACTTGAACATAAAGATATGGAAAATCGAATGATACAGAAAATGATTCAACGCTACATTGAGGAAGACCTTGAAAAATTGGAACAGAAGAAACATGAGCAAGCACACCACCGG GATGAATTAAATAAGGCTAATGCTGATATGTTGGATCGCAAAAAGTTGATTAAAGAACAGGAAAAACTTGCTGAAGCAAAAGTCATTGAATACATGAAGCAGAAAGCT GAACGAGAAGCTGCCTATGAAGCTGAACAGGAACGCATCCGTGTAGAGAAAGAGAAGGAGACAGCTCGTTTACGGGCATTACAGGAACGTGCTCGTGATGAACAAGCCGAACGGGATGAACTGCGAGCAAAACGAGCGACTGAACAGGCTGAACGTGAGTGGAGGCGTAAAAACACTGAAGAGGAacgaaaaaaacatgaaacagaGGAACAGTTAAAGATAGCTCGTGCTGAACAGATGGAGAAAAAGGAACACTTTCTTGCTGTGCAAGCTAAGCGTGATCGTGCTGAATTTGAGCGAGTACTTGG AGCGCAAAAAGAACTGGTTGAAAAAGAGAAACGAGAAAAAGATGAACATGCTCGACGTCGACGTGTTCACGCCTCAGATGTACGCATGCAAATCAAAGAGAAAGAACAACAAAAGATTGCTATACGAAACGCATTCTTTGAAGAGGGGGTACAAATTGATGCTGAGGCACGAGCACGAAGAACGAAACTTGACGAAATTAAGAAGaaaaaattagaagaattgaA GAAATGTGGTATCGCTGACCATTTCTTACAGCAAATAGCAGCAAAAGTCAACCTATCGATGGAAGCGCGATAA